The Streptomyces lienomycini sequence CCGGGCCCCACGGGGAGGCGGACGGCGCCCTGAGCGGCGGCCCGCGGGCGCCGCGGGGTCCCGACCGGGCGGCCCGGGGGCCCGACCGGATGGCCCGGGGGCCCGACCGGACGGCCCGGCGGGACACCCGTGCGTCGCGGGCTACCGCTCGGGCGGCGCGAACAGCTCGTCCTGGGCCCGGTCGCGGGCGGTCAGCAGCGCGCCGCGCAGGACGGCGCCGCCGCCCAGGGTGCTGGGCCGTACCTCGGTGGCCAGCGGGGACATGCGGGTGAGGCGGTCCTGGACGCGGTCGGCGAGGGTGTCGGCACCGGCCCGGCCGATCTCACCGGCGAGCACCACGCAGCCGGGGTCGAGGACGGAGACGACGGCGGCGGCCCCGAGGACGACGCGGTCGGCGAGCGCGTCGAGGAACCGCTCGGCGGCCGGGTCGCCGCCGGACGCCGACCGGCGTACCGCCTCGCGGACCAGCGCGGCGGCGGCGTGCGGCTCGGGCCGGGCGGGCCGTTCCGTCGCGCCGTGCTCCGCCGCGAGGGCGGTCACCGCCGCCGCCCCCGCCACGGAGTGGAAGCCGCCGTCGCAGTCGGTGGCCGACGGCAGGCCCGCGGTGCCCGGCACCGGCATGAAGCCGATCTCGCCCGCGCCTCCGGACACACCCTTGCGCAGGGTGCCGTCGAGGACGACGGCGGCTCCGATGCCTAGCCCGAGCCAGAGCAGGACGAAGGTGTCGCGCCCCCGGGCCGCCCCGTCGCGCTGCTCGGCCAGGGCGGCGAGGTTGGTCTCGTTCTCGACGCCGACCCGCGCCTCGGGGAACTTCTCCTGCAGCGCGGCCATCAGCCGGCGGTGCCACTCGGGCAGCCCGGTGGAGTCGCGGAGTTCGCCGCTGGCCGGGTCGATCAGGCCGGGCGCCCCGATGCCGATGGTGTGCAGCCGGTCGGCGCCGGCCTCCTTGGCCGCCCGCTCGACCAGGCCGACCGCCTGCTCCACCGCGGGGCCGGTGCCGTACTGGCCGTCGATGGGCGCGGACGCCTCGGCGAGCACCCGGCCGAGCAGGTCGGAGACGAGTACGGCGACGCCCTCGGTGCGGACGTCGAGGGCGGCGAGGTGGGCGCGTTCGGCGACGATGCCGTACAGCTTGGCGTTCGGTCCCCGGCGCTGCTCGCCGGACTCCCCCGCCACCTCGATCAGGCCGGAGGCGGTGAGGCGTTCGACGAGGTCGGCGACGGTGGGCCGGGAGAGGCCGGTCAGCTGCTTCAACTGTCCTGCCGTCAACGGGCCGTCGCGCTGGAGGAGATCGAGGGCGAGTCGGTCGTTGATGGCCCGGGCGGTGCTCGGGGATGCGGGCATGCCGGGATCCTTCCAGATCGGCGGCGCGGGGGCCCACGCCGGTAATCCACTATCTATCAGGCAGGCTCCCTGATAATTTACGCGGCGCACTGGAACGACGGAGGGGTGGAGCATGAGCACAGTGGTCTACGGGCAACGCGAGGTGAAGCGCGCCCGGTACGCGGTGGCGGCCGTGTTCGCCGTGCACGGCTCCGTCACCGGGTCCTTCGCGACCCGCGTGCCCTGGATCCAGGACCACGCCGGGGTGAGCGCGGGCCAGTTGGGCCTGGCGCTCGCCTTCCCGGCGCTCGGTGCCTCCCTGGCCATGCCGCTGGCCGGACGCGTCAGCCACCGCTTCGGCGCCCGTGCCGCCCTGCGCGGACTGCTGGCCCTGTGGACCCTGGCGCTGATCCTGCCCTCCCTCGCCCCGAACCTGCTCACCCTGTGCCTCGCCCTGTTCGTCTACGGCGCCACGGCGGGCATGTCGGACGTGGCGATGAACGCGCTCGGCGTGGAGATAGAGAACCGTCTCGACAAGTCGATCATGTCGGGGCTGCACGGCATGTGGAGCACGGGCGCGCTGATCGGCTCGGCGGCCGGCACGATCGCCGCCCACCTGGGCGCGGACGCCCGGATCCACCACGTCCTGGCGGCCGCGGTGCTGACGGTGACGGGCCTGGTCGCCTGCACCTGGGTGCTGGACCTGCAGCCCGCCGAGGACGAGGAGCCGCCGCCGCGCTTCGCGCTGCCGCCCAGGTCGGCGCTGCTGATCGGTGCCGTCGGGTTCTGCGCGGTGTTCGCGGAGGGCGCGAGCCTGGACTGGTCGGCGGTCTATCTGCGGGACGAGTTGGAGACCTCGGCCGGTCTCGCGGCGGCGTGCACGACGGGCTTCACGCTCACCATGGCGCTGGCCCGGCTCGCCGGGGACAGGGTGGTGGACCGGTTCGGCGCGGTGCGCACGGTCCGGGTGAGCGGCGTGCTGGCCGCACTCGGCGGTCTGCTCGTCGTCGTCGGGGGCCATCCGGCGGTGGCGATGAGCGGCTTCGCGCTGATGGGCCTCGGCATCGCCGTGGTCGTCCCGCTGTGCTTCGCCGCGGCCGGCCGCGCCGGTTCCAACCCGAGCCTGGCCATCGCGGGCGTGGCCACCATCACGTACACCTCGGGTCTGGTCGCGCCGAGCGCGATCGGCGGCCTGGCCCAGGCGACCAGCCTGGTGGTGTCGTTCGGTCTGGTGACCCTGCTGGCCTGCTGCCTGGTGGTGTTCGCGCGGGTGCTGCGGGCCGGGGACCGGGACCGGCCGAAGATCAGTCCGTCGGTCGCAGAAGTTCCCGACCGGCAGTCCTGAACGCCTCGCTCCACGGCGCCGGGCGCAGCGTCGTGGAGTCCAGCCGGACCAGCACCCGGGTGCCGCGGGCGTAGGTGGTGGCGCCGTCCGCCGAGCAGAACCGGAAGCCGTAGGTCAGCCCGGTGGTGCCCAGCCGGTCCAGCCACAGGTGGACGGCGTACGCGCCGGGCCGGGTGACCGGCGCCTCGTAGCCGATCGTCAGTTCCTTCACGGCGTTGCAGGCGTCGCCGGCCGCCGCCCAGTCGCCCTCGAACCGGACGCCGTGCCCGGCCCACAGCTCCGTCCAGGCCCGTTCGACCATCACGGGGTAGCGGGCGTTGTGCAGCAGTCCGAGCGCGTCCAGGTCGTCGAAGTGGACGGTGACGGGGACGAGCCGTCCGTGGGACAGGACGGGCGCGGTGGGGGCTTCGGCGGTCACGGGCGGGGCTCCTGGTCGTGCTCGGCGGTGCTCACGTACGGCGGTTCCCCCTCATCCTAAGCGGACGCTCACCAGGGACTTCCGGGAAGGTGCTGGTCAGCGGGGGGCGCGGGACGGGGACGGGGCGGTTACCCCTGACAATGGTCCGGACAGTCGTCAGTACAGAGAAAGCGAAACCTCACCATGGACCTCGGCGTGCGCTGGAAGCTGCACGGGGACGGCAAGGTACCCGCCCCCGGAGCGGTGGTCCGTCCCGACGAACGGCTCTCGTGGCCCCGTACGGCCGGGCTCGGCGCCCAGCACGTGGTGGCCATGTTCGGGGCGTCCTTCGTGGCTCCGGTCCTGATGGGCCTCGACCCCAACCTCGCGATCATGATGTCGGGCGTCGCGACCGTCATCTTCCTGCTCGCCACCCGCGGCCGGGTGCCCAGCTACCTCGGCTGCTCCCTCTCCTTCGTCGGTGTCGCCGCGGTGATCCGGGCCCAGGGCGGCACGAGCGCCACGGTGACCGGCGCGGTCCTCGTGGTCGGCGTCGCGCTGTTCCTGGTGGGGCTCGCCGTGCAGCGGTTCGGGGCGCGGATCATCCACGCCGCGATGCCGCCGATCGTCACC is a genomic window containing:
- a CDS encoding acyl-CoA thioesterase, which encodes MTAEAPTAPVLSHGRLVPVTVHFDDLDALGLLHNARYPVMVERAWTELWAGHGVRFEGDWAAAGDACNAVKELTIGYEAPVTRPGAYAVHLWLDRLGTTGLTYGFRFCSADGATTYARGTRVLVRLDSTTLRPAPWSEAFRTAGRELLRPTD
- a CDS encoding MFS transporter; the protein is MSTVVYGQREVKRARYAVAAVFAVHGSVTGSFATRVPWIQDHAGVSAGQLGLALAFPALGASLAMPLAGRVSHRFGARAALRGLLALWTLALILPSLAPNLLTLCLALFVYGATAGMSDVAMNALGVEIENRLDKSIMSGLHGMWSTGALIGSAAGTIAAHLGADARIHHVLAAAVLTVTGLVACTWVLDLQPAEDEEPPPRFALPPRSALLIGAVGFCAVFAEGASLDWSAVYLRDELETSAGLAAACTTGFTLTMALARLAGDRVVDRFGAVRTVRVSGVLAALGGLLVVVGGHPAVAMSGFALMGLGIAVVVPLCFAAAGRAGSNPSLAIAGVATITYTSGLVAPSAIGGLAQATSLVVSFGLVTLLACCLVVFARVLRAGDRDRPKISPSVAEVPDRQS
- a CDS encoding ROK family transcriptional regulator encodes the protein MPASPSTARAINDRLALDLLQRDGPLTAGQLKQLTGLSRPTVADLVERLTASGLIEVAGESGEQRRGPNAKLYGIVAERAHLAALDVRTEGVAVLVSDLLGRVLAEASAPIDGQYGTGPAVEQAVGLVERAAKEAGADRLHTIGIGAPGLIDPASGELRDSTGLPEWHRRLMAALQEKFPEARVGVENETNLAALAEQRDGAARGRDTFVLLWLGLGIGAAVVLDGTLRKGVSGGAGEIGFMPVPGTAGLPSATDCDGGFHSVAGAAAVTALAAEHGATERPARPEPHAAAALVREAVRRSASGGDPAAERFLDALADRVVLGAAAVVSVLDPGCVVLAGEIGRAGADTLADRVQDRLTRMSPLATEVRPSTLGGGAVLRGALLTARDRAQDELFAPPER